The Paenibacillus spongiae nucleotide sequence GTCGATCTGATCGTGAATCCGGATGTACAGCAGACGTTCATTCTGCGTTCGCGGATTATCCAATCCATGCGCCGCTACTTGGATGCGCGCGGCTACTTGGAAGTGGAGACGCCGACACTGCATTCCATTGCAGGCGGAGCGGCCGCAAGGCCTTTCATTACGCACCACAATGCGCTTGATATGCAGCTGCATATGCGGATCGCGATTGAGCTTCACTTGAAGCGGCTGATCGTCGGCGGAATGGAGAAAGTGTACGAAATTGGCCGCGTCTATCGCAATGAAGGCATCTCTACACGTCATAATCCGGAATTTACGATGATTGAATTGTACGAGGCTTATGCGGACTATAAAGATATTATGGCGCTTACCGAGTCGCTTGTTGCACATATTGCGCAGGAAGTGCTTGGAACGATGAAGATCGATTATCAGGGGCAAGAGGTTGATCTTACGCCGTCTTGGCGCCGGGTATCCATGGTGGAACTGGTTAAAGAGACGACCGGAGTAGACTTTGGAGCCCAGATGAGCAATGAAGAAGCTCACCGCTTGGCCAAAGAACATAACGTGAAGGTTGAGCCGCATATGACGTTCGGTCATATTCTGAACGCTTTCTTCGAGGAGTTTGTTGAAGAGAAGCTGATCCAACCGACGTTCGTTACGGGACATCCGGTCGAGATTTCGCCCCTTGCCAAGAAGAATGAAAGCGATCCGAGGTTTACCGACCGTTTCGAATTGTTTATTGTGGCTCGCGAGCATGCGAATGCATTCACGGAGCTCAATGACCCGATCGATCAGCGGCAGCGTTTTGAATCCCAGCTATTAGAACGGGAGCAGGGGAATGACGAAGCCCATGAGATGGACGAAGACTTTATCCGTTCACTCGAATACGGCATGCCGCCTACTGGCGGACTGGGTATCGGGATTGACCGTCTGGTCATGCTGCTTACCAATCAGCCGTCGATTCGCGACGTGCTTCTGTTCCCGCACATGAGGGACCGTGGTGGCGAGTAAGTAACAAGAACCGTTAAGGAGCCCGGAGCTCCTTAACGGTTTTCTTTGTATCAGAGTCGAGCGCATTTATACAGGTCAATACAAGTCTTTTGTGAGGGAGAGTATTGGACTGGATAAGCGAACATAAAGGATTTAACATACCAGTATTTAAGGGTAAAAAAATAGTTAGAATAAAAATATTAAAAAAAGCTTGCAATACTAGTTTCATATGTGGTATCTTATTTAAGTCGCCGCTGAGAGGCGCGGCAAACGAAAGTGATTAACAAGTATTTGTTCTTTGAAAACTGAACAATGAGCGACCTGTCAAGCAATTGATTTATCAAGTAATGAGCTAACAAGCTTATCGATAAAGACGATCTTCGGATCGCACTTTTATGGAGAGTTTGATCCTGGCTCAGGACGAACGCTGGCGGCGTGCCTAATACATGCAAGTCGAGCGAATTTCATTGAAAGCTTGCTTTCAATGGAGTTAGCGGCGGACGGGTGAGTAACACGTAGGTAACCTGCCTGCAAGACCGGGATAACATTCGGAAACGAATGCTAATACCGGATACGCAATTCTCTCGCATGAGGGAGTTGGGAAAGGCGGAGCAATCTGCCGCTTGTAGATGGACCTGCGGCGCATTAGCTAGTTGGTGGGGTAACGGCTCACCAAGGCGACGATGCGTAGCCGACCTGAGAGGGTGATCGGCCACACTGGGACTGAGACACGGCCCAGACTCCTACGGGAGGCAGCAGTAGGGAATCTTCCGCAATGGACGAAAGTCTGACGGAGCAACGCCGCGTGAGTGATGAAGGTTTTCGGATCGTAAAGCTCTGTTGCCAGGGAAGAACGCTTAGGGGAGTAACTGCCCTTAAGGTGACGGTACCTGAGAAGAAAGCCCCGGCTAACTACGTGCCAGCAGCCGCGGTAATACGTAGGGGGCAAGCGTTGTCCGGAATTATTGGGCGTAAAGCGCGCGCAGGCGGCTTTGTAAGTCTGGTGTTTAAGCTCGGGGCTCAACCCCGATTCGCATCGGAAACTGCGAGGCTTGAGTGCAGAAGAGGAAAGTGGAATTCCACGTGTAGCGGTGAAATGCGTAGAGATGTGGAGGAACACCAGTGGCGAAGGCGACTTTCTGGGCTGTAACTGACGCTGAGGCGCGAAAGCGTGGGGAGCAAACAGGATTAGATACCCTGGTAGTCCACGCCGTAAACGATGAATGCTAGGTGTTAGGGGTTTCGATACCCTTGGTGCCGAAGTTAACACATTAAGCATTCCGCCTGGGGAGTACGCTCGCAAGAGTGAAACTCAAAGGAATTGACGGGGACCCGCACAAGCAGTGGAGTATGTGGTTTAATTCGAAGCAACGCGAAGAACCTTACCAGGTCTTGACATCCCTCTGAATCCTCTAGAGATAGAGGCGGCCTTCGGGACAGAGGAGACAGGTGGTGCATGGTTGTCGTCAGCTCGTGTCGTGAGATGTTGGGTTAAGTCCCGCAACGAGCGCAACCCTTAATTTTAGTTGCCAGCATGTAATGGTGGGCACTCTAGAATGACTGCCGGTGACAAACCGGAGGAAGGCGGGGATGACGTCAAATCATCATGCCCCTTATGACCTGGGCTACACACGTACTACAATGGCCGGTACAACGGGCTGCGAAACCGCGAGGTGGAGCGAATCCCAACAAAGCCGGTCTCAGTTCGGATTGCAGGCTGCAACTCGCCTGCATGAAGTCGGAATTGCTAGTAATCGCGGATCAGCATGCCGCGGTGAATACGTTCCCGGGTCTTGTACACACCGCCCGTCACACCACGAGAGTTTACAACACCCGAAGTCGGTGGGGTAACCGCAAGGAGCCAGCCGCCGAAGGTGGGGTAGATGATTGGGGTGAAGTCGTAACAAGGTAGCCGTATCGGAAGGTGCGGCTGGATCACCTCCTTTCTAAGGAAATACCTGATCTCGATGAAGATCAGATACTTTGAC carries:
- the lysS gene encoding lysine--tRNA ligase; its protein translation is MEHQTQEQELSELLKIRRDKLDELRGLGVDPFGGKFERSHSAKQIVDAYENTSKEELHEQNIQVRVAGRIMQKRGMGKASFAHIQDLSGKIQIYARKDTVPETQYQAFDLLDIGDIIGVSGVVFKTNTGETSIKAEEITVLSKSLLPLPDKYHGLKDVELRYRQRYVDLIVNPDVQQTFILRSRIIQSMRRYLDARGYLEVETPTLHSIAGGAAARPFITHHNALDMQLHMRIAIELHLKRLIVGGMEKVYEIGRVYRNEGISTRHNPEFTMIELYEAYADYKDIMALTESLVAHIAQEVLGTMKIDYQGQEVDLTPSWRRVSMVELVKETTGVDFGAQMSNEEAHRLAKEHNVKVEPHMTFGHILNAFFEEFVEEKLIQPTFVTGHPVEISPLAKKNESDPRFTDRFELFIVAREHANAFTELNDPIDQRQRFESQLLEREQGNDEAHEMDEDFIRSLEYGMPPTGGLGIGIDRLVMLLTNQPSIRDVLLFPHMRDRGGE